Proteins encoded by one window of Salvia splendens isolate huo1 chromosome 14, SspV2, whole genome shotgun sequence:
- the LOC121765383 gene encoding binding partner of ACD11 1-like isoform X1 yields the protein MPQTRTVQVKQLSDLATEREIHEFFSFSGEIEHIEICREPAQPKTAFVTFKDPQALEIACLLSGATIVDQVVSIAPSENYVPQPEARELQISENTVSISQGNNSPVAEGNMSPNNGRVYVNKAQDVVSSMIAKGSAIGQDAVNKAKAFDEKHKLTASASAKVISFDQRVGLTEKFTVGISVVNEKVKSVDQKFQVSDKTMSALMAAERKLNDTGSAVKSSRYVTAGTSWLNGAFTKVAKVGQVAGSKTREKWNMALSNLTAKDPPIAA from the exons ATGCCA CAGACAAGAACAGTTCAAGTAAAGCAGCTGTCAGATCTAGCTACCGAGAGAGAAATTCACGAGTTCTTTTCCTTCTCCGGTGAAATTGAGCACATTGAGATCTGCAG AGAGCCTGCGCAGCCCAAAACTGCATTTGTCACTTTTAAAGATCCACAGGCGCTTGAAATAGCCTGTTTATTATCG GGTGCAACTATAGTGGATCAGGTTGTTAGCATCGCACCTTCAGAAAATTATGTACCTCAACCAGAGGCTAGG GAACTGCAAATCAGTGAAAACACTGTAAGCATATCTCAGGGGAATAATTCTCCAGTTGCTGAG GGAAATATGAGCCCAAACAATGGGAGAGTGTATGTTAATAAGGCCCAAGATGTTGTGTCAAGTATGATTGCAAAAGGTTCAGCTATTGGTCAGGATGCCGTAAATAAGGCTAAAGCATTTGATGAAAAGCATAAGTTGACTGCCAGTGCATCAGCCAAAGTTATTTCGTTTGACCAGAGAGTTGGGCTAACAGAAAAATTTACTGTTGGAATTTCGGTTGTAAATGAGAAAGTGAAATCTGTGGACCAAAAGTTTCAGGTGTCAGACAAAACCATGTCAGCTCTTATGGCTGCAGAAAGGAAATTAAATGATACTGGGTCAGCTGTAAAATCTAGCAG GTATGTGACAGCTGGAACAAGTTGGCTGAATGGCGCTTTCACCAAAGTGGCAAAAGTTGGCCAGGTTGCTGGTTCAAAAACTAGAGAAAAATGGAATATGGCATTGTCGAATTTAACAGCCAAG GATCCCCCCATTGCAGCCTAA
- the LOC121765383 gene encoding binding partner of ACD11 1-like isoform X2 has translation MPTRTVQVKQLSDLATEREIHEFFSFSGEIEHIEICREPAQPKTAFVTFKDPQALEIACLLSGATIVDQVVSIAPSENYVPQPEARELQISENTVSISQGNNSPVAEGNMSPNNGRVYVNKAQDVVSSMIAKGSAIGQDAVNKAKAFDEKHKLTASASAKVISFDQRVGLTEKFTVGISVVNEKVKSVDQKFQVSDKTMSALMAAERKLNDTGSAVKSSRYVTAGTSWLNGAFTKVAKVGQVAGSKTREKWNMALSNLTAKDPPIAA, from the exons ATGCCA ACAAGAACAGTTCAAGTAAAGCAGCTGTCAGATCTAGCTACCGAGAGAGAAATTCACGAGTTCTTTTCCTTCTCCGGTGAAATTGAGCACATTGAGATCTGCAG AGAGCCTGCGCAGCCCAAAACTGCATTTGTCACTTTTAAAGATCCACAGGCGCTTGAAATAGCCTGTTTATTATCG GGTGCAACTATAGTGGATCAGGTTGTTAGCATCGCACCTTCAGAAAATTATGTACCTCAACCAGAGGCTAGG GAACTGCAAATCAGTGAAAACACTGTAAGCATATCTCAGGGGAATAATTCTCCAGTTGCTGAG GGAAATATGAGCCCAAACAATGGGAGAGTGTATGTTAATAAGGCCCAAGATGTTGTGTCAAGTATGATTGCAAAAGGTTCAGCTATTGGTCAGGATGCCGTAAATAAGGCTAAAGCATTTGATGAAAAGCATAAGTTGACTGCCAGTGCATCAGCCAAAGTTATTTCGTTTGACCAGAGAGTTGGGCTAACAGAAAAATTTACTGTTGGAATTTCGGTTGTAAATGAGAAAGTGAAATCTGTGGACCAAAAGTTTCAGGTGTCAGACAAAACCATGTCAGCTCTTATGGCTGCAGAAAGGAAATTAAATGATACTGGGTCAGCTGTAAAATCTAGCAG GTATGTGACAGCTGGAACAAGTTGGCTGAATGGCGCTTTCACCAAAGTGGCAAAAGTTGGCCAGGTTGCTGGTTCAAAAACTAGAGAAAAATGGAATATGGCATTGTCGAATTTAACAGCCAAG GATCCCCCCATTGCAGCCTAA
- the LOC121765385 gene encoding inactive protein RESTRICTED TEV MOVEMENT 2-like yields MAEKSADQEIVYDEFEPYCKWQRKEDRDFLEIHLQDFKKEQLKVQISNHGVLKISGERPIDASKHMKFYKEVAAPNTKYDTHAIHAKFINNNLLITMPKLKPPLPEPTDTSAPPPRLRGNVPAATVQYQMKSCRKRPFMGSKLAKMAASLAVAAVVLAAYVHFLYKSTVGHDSVRS; encoded by the exons ATGGCGGAAAAATCAGCTGATCAGGAAATTGTGTACGACGAATTTGAACCCTATTGCAAATGGCAACGCAAGGAAGATCGCGACTTTCTTGAAATCCACCTCCAAG ACTTCAAAAAGGAGCAGCTGAAAGTGCAAATAAGCAACCATGGGGTGCTGAAGATTTCGGGAGAGCGGCCAATAGATGCTTCGAAGCACATGAAATTCTACAAAGAGGTGGCTGCCCCCAACACCAAATACGACACCCACGCAATCCATGCCAAATTCATCAACAACAACCTCCTCATCACAATGCCAAAGCTCAAACCCCCATTGCCTGAGCCGACGGACACATCCGCGCCTCCGCCGCGTCTACGAGGAAATGTACCGGCGGCGACGGTGCAGTACCAGATGAAATCCTGTCGGAAGCGGCCGTTCATGGGCTCCAAATTGGCGAAGATGGCGGCGAGCCTCGCGGTGGCTGCGGTGGTGCTCGCTGCTTatgtgcattttctgtataAGTCGACCGTTGGTCATGACTCAGTTAGAAGTTGA